In Oncorhynchus kisutch isolate 150728-3 linkage group LG11, Okis_V2, whole genome shotgun sequence, the genomic stretch GCTGTGTTCAAACATAATAACAAAATTAATACTGCTACATTCATTGTTTTGGGAATTTTCCATTcaccctgactgtctagcttttattttggtgattgatAGAAGGttatataataaaataaatatataggtccattatcttttctacaaaCTTTATTTATGTTTTAGTTGTTTAAGTTTACACAGAAAGCATTTTTCCATCCCGAAAATGTGAATGTGAAGAATGTATTTTTACTGTCTGGATTTAGGCATCCCGAAAACATGCTTAGGCATCCCACCCAATAATTTTAATGGCAGAAAAATCCCTGAACCTGGTTCCCGCTAttcaacactaacacacacaaacttTGGCAGCAGCATTGTGGGAGGCCTAGAACAGTCCCAGGGCTTGGCTTCTGACCTCAACTCCACTCGGCATTTAAAAGAGGAGAAATTAAATGAGAGACTGGTGTTTGATGTGCAAGATGTTGGGACAGGATACGAGGGTGCAGGGaaagcaaacacacagacacgcagtgacacacacacacacatacaaagatcCTCACCACATAATGTGAATGCCTCATCAAGAGATGGCTTTTATTTTGGTTTTAGAAAGTAAAGAGTTTTATGTTTCAGAGAATAATTGTCTAAATAAATCAAGTTGGATATTTGACAAGGATCATTTTAATACACTTCATAAGAACAGTTTCCATATTAGAGATGGCATTTATGGAATTTTTTTACTTGAGGATTAAGCATTTTTCAAGAGTATAACTTTGCCTATTGTTATTTTTCAGGCAATATTTTGCATTATTCTGATATATTGTACCCCTTGCTGCAGGCCTGCTGCCTGCTTGAATAAGGCATACCAGTTaagataaacatttttttttaaatattcattTTTAATAGTCACAGAATCAACATATGAAATGCATTTCAGAAGCATATAACTGTGAATTTGGATATTTATAATGAAAAATAtgcctacagtactgtaggaacTCACTTGTGAAGCATTATCCTCCAAGGCATTTTTTATGGTTCAGATAGCagaatgccacacacacacacctaaccttTTTTCAGTCTTTCTGTTATTTCCCTCATCAGAAACAATGTCCCGTGGCAAGTTGCTGATAAAATACAAACTTgccgtgcgtgcgtgcatgtgtgaccCAGCCCCTATAACCTGTGGTCATTTTTCACCTCCTCTGttcctgtatgtatgtatgtatgtgtgtgtgtgtgtgtgtgtgtttgtgtgtgtgtgtgtgtgtgtgtgtgtgtgtgtgtgtgtgtgtgtgtgtgtgtgtgtgtgtgtgtgtgtgtgtgtgtgtgtgtgtgtgtgtgtgtgggggtgggtgggtgtgggggtgggtgtgggggtgggtggctgggtgggcgGGTGGGTGCGTTTGTGACCCAGCCCCTATAACCTGTCTGGAGACCAGTGATAATTTTTCACCtcctctgttcctgtgtgtgtgtgtttggtttgtgTCTTCgcatgtgtttgtgcgtgcgagCGAGATTAAAGAAAGATTGGCACcaatgatggctgcatggtgctagcccagataggttcccaacctcataactagctagcaagaagccatttcaggctgtCAATCAAGTTAGATAGCTAGCTTGTGTAACTATCTTAACTGGCAAGGTTGCCGACTTTAAAAAAGCAAGCAgtaactaaatgtactgaataagactcacattccaaTCAAtattttacccagattttagcagagatcCATATAAGCATATTTTGTTTCTTTCAAAAATACGTTTAGAAGTCAGGATATAGACAGCTCAAAAGGTATCCTTAGGTATGCATGtaattaagcataatgattataGCTCTAGATTGaaggaaaaagctgtttcaggtgtttgaaaaatgcccCCCTCTGGACCACCCCCCAGCCATCCTCACgtactttgtgccccctcagatttctGCGGTGCATGACGCCCCTGGTTTCTGGTATTATTTCCTATGTCCGACAAGCACTTCTGGACATCAAATCAGCGGTTACTCACCAAAAATGTGACTTTCCAGAACTGGATCCTTTGTTTGGATATTCAAAGCAGTTCCATTCATCACAGGAGCCCTTTCAAAAGACACTccggagaagaggaaggagagacggCTTTCTAGTGAAACTAAGGAGAAAGGCAAGCCTCCCACCTCTACCTAGTGTATTACTTGCTAATGTATCTTGACcagctgcatcaccgcctggtacggaaactgcacaGCCCTCCACCGGACgtctctacagagggtggtgcagacggcccaatacatcactgggggcaagcTCCCCGCCCTCtaggacatctataccaggcagtgtctgaGGAAGGCCAGAAAGAACGAGGATCGGGTCTCAGAGACAACTTTATCACCAGCCATCAGACTAATGAACAGCTAACCCTCGCTGTCTCCTGCACAGActtccagactatttgcaccttAGTGACTATCAGCACATCCAACCCTTACACACAGacttacagatacacacacatgcacacacaagcacccataaacacacacagataagcacacacaagcactcagaactcacacacacacagtcaacactgctgttctgttatattctatAGATTCCACTGCGTGACCAAGACACTGCCCACTTTATATTGTAAATACAGTGTAATACAGCCCACTATTACTATGCAGATGACCTCTTCTATTACTCATACTTGTTATTTTGACTTAACTCTTTTATTGTTAATATTGATTAATGTACTGAATTGTTGAGGGTGCTAGCATCTAAGCATTTCGCTGCAGCTTTTATACGTGCTGTAaactgtgcatgtgactaataaaataagatttgtgtgtgtgtgttcatttttcACCTCCTCTGTTCCCTGACCAGAATGTGACCTGATCTCTTTGATCAGTCAGTTTTTTGTCATTTCCATCACTGTAATGGTCGTGATGGTGAGTGGTATCCCTCAGTGGTCAGCTACTGGCCTGGTCACAGGGAGGTCATATTGGTCAGGCCctggttcaaatactatttaaaatctTTCACATTCCTTTGAGTGTTTGCTTTAGTCTGCTTGGAGTGCCAGGTTGGAGAGATTTGCCATTTTTTTTATATTACacagagtgcacaaaacattagcaacacctgctctttccatgacagactgaccaggtgaattcaggtgaaagctatgatcccttattgatgtcacttgttaaatccacttcaatcaatatagatgaaggggaagagacaggttaaataaggatttttaagccttgagacaatggattgtgtatgtgtgccattcagagggtgaatgggcaagacgaaAGAtagaagtgcctttgaatggggtatggtagtaggcgcCAGGAgttttttacgctcaacagtttcccatgtatatcaagaatggcccaccacccataggacatccagccaatttgacacaactgtggaaatcattggagtcaacatgggccagcatcccagtgGAATGTTTTTCATACCTTGTAGGCTTGAATTGAtgctgttttgagggcaaaagggggcgcaactcaatattaggaaggtgttcctaatgttttcttCACTCAGTGTATGTTGGTCAATTGCGCCAGGCAAGCAGAGACATAGTATTTGAACCTAGTCGCTGATACTGGTGATGAACTTAATCATCTAAAGAAATGCAAATGAGCCTGCTTCCTGTCTGAGCAACACAATACATTACAATGGGCTAGCATGGGGGTTATGGGGGGCAGCATACATCTGTATTCAAGCTTTTTGTCTTGTTGTAAAAGAAGAAATATTAGTGAAGTGAGTGATTCAATATCATGGGTGGGAGTCGGAGAGAAGGGTCGTATGAAGTGCCATGTATTGTTTGGTGGCCTCAGTGAGACCATCTGACCTCAATGAGATGGTGGGAGGGATTGAGTGATGTTCAGAGTGAGGAGCTGGGAGCAGGAAGGGTGAAGTAGGGAGTAGGGTCATGAAAGGTCATGGGAGGTCACCAGGGTCAGGGCTCATAGCAGGGTGATTCAGTTCTAGGTCATCTTTTGTTTCGGACTATCTATCTTTGTGTCCCAGATTGTGGAGACAGAATAATTTGATTCTAGAATGAGATGTTTCTTCTCAGAACAAAAAACACATTAAGTTCTCTCATGAGAATCACTCAAGGTTTTTGAGAATATTTTCTCTGTTAAATTCCATTCAACATCGTTTTTAGCATGTCGATTCACTTTATGTTCTTTCCGCCTGATTAAATCTCTATTAGGTAGCATATAGAATCTAGAGAGCAGTGTTGTTTCTCGCTCCGTGCTTCTAAGTGCTAGAAATACCTACTggtgttggatcttaatttgatcactcttttgttgctgagaattttcctggacagcaggaaatgcaaacgtgtagtgtatttgagttttaaaaaggcttttaaagtctgtcatttccactttgaaatttcagacttgatttgccctaattaAAAATGTATGAAACCCTACAAAAATTTCCATTGATTATAATCAACATAATAATTCACAGTTTCTGTTGCTCCAGGACTATTTTCTTGCTGTAGAAAACTGTCTGAAAttaagaccctacatctgtaCGTTGTTAGGAGAACATGAGGCTAATTTACTTCGAAAACTAATCAATTACACACTGTTACTTTAGAGACTAGCTAAGGTAAAGGTGGAGGTTGGGCTTCCCGGCTAATGTAATGTGGGTGATCTCATCTGTATACCCTGATGAAGAGCTATTACATGTTAGGAAGCATCAAGATCATCAGTGTGCTGGAGTTGGCCTTTTATTCTATCTGGTACAATCTGTAGAACGTTGTGTAGTCTGTCAGGTTCCAGAACTCTGAAATGAGTTAGGATAAGTTCTTATTCTAGCTAGAGATGGAGACCCAGTACTCACGACACTCCTGCTGTTTCATCAGCGTTTTTATGCTGTTCATAGGGAATTCATAGGCATTCCTACACAGTTCATAACCATTCATAGACATTTCATTAATCAGAGTGAATGAGGAGTTGAGGAAATAAAACAATCAAATCTCTTTGAATAGATATGTGATTTGAAACTTGAATTGAGTGAGAGAACACCCCTGTGCCCTAGACTTGAGCTTGTAGTACTTTGACAAACTGTACACATTATCTTTAAGAGTAAATACTTGCAGTGTGAGTATGTAATACTTAGAGTTCATATTTGCACATTGCGTAATAGCTTATCGCATTTGCTTTTATTCAACAAAAGCTTTTCTCGCTCCCAAGCATTTGCAAACACTCACAAGATTCAAGATTAGATTGAATCCAAGTTACAGTCAAATGACAGAGCAGAGAACTGTTGACAACATGCAcatattatactgtatgtgaggccaCACAGACTCAAGCATTACACCATTCTTAAAGCAGCTGTTTACTTTCATTTCCAGTTGATCTGATATATTTAGTGTAGGGGCCTCAGGGCCAGTGTGAGTGTATACTTAAGGTTTGGATCAGTTCTGTAGCTTCTAGCGGCTTCCCTTACTTTAATTAGAGCCTTGAGTGTATTCAGACTGCATGGGTGTGTTTATGATTGCACGTATGGATTACAGTGTGGAGATGTGTCAGTTCATATATTTTATAGTTTATGACTGCATattatgtgagtgtgtgcattCATGTGTAAAGGACATCATGCTACTCgcttagcgagtaccacttcCGCCTGATTCGGCCCATACCTGGCGTGAACTCAAGACCTCTTCATTGTTAGCCCACATGTCCAACCTCCTGAAGTGTCTTACCAGTCGTCACCACACGAAAAGCTAGCTATTTGCTTTCGCAAATGAGGACACTTTAGGCTAAGGAGTATGTTTAACACATCCCATGTGCTGCACATGCAcatgtctttccctctctgtagGTGAGTGTACTAATGTGATTATATTAtattttctctgtctgtttgtatATGTATATCTGTATTTGTGAGGAGGCCCCTGTTTGAATTAGCAGCAGACCTGTTGTTAATGTAAACCTggagctgtctctctgtctctgtctctgtctctctgtttctgtttctctgtttctgtctctctgtttctgtctctctctctctctttctgtctctctctctctctttctgtctctctctctctttctgtctctctctctttctgtttctctgtctctctctttctccctttctctctttctgtctcgctttctgtctctctgtctctgtctctgtctctctgtctttgtctctgtctttctgtctctgtctttctgtctctctctttctgtctctctgtctctctgtctctccctttctctctctctgtctctctgtctctccctttctctctttctgtctctctgtctctccctttctctctttctgtctctctttctgtctctctctttctgtgtctgtctctcggtctctctctctgtctctctctttctgtctccctctgtctttctctctctgtctctctgtctcggtctctcagTCTCTTTGTCCCTCCctttctgtctatgtctctctctctctctctctctgtctctctctctctctctctctctctctctctctctctctctctctgtctctctctctctctctctgtctctctgtctctctgtctctgtctctctgtctctctgctcagtcctgtgttttgtattgcCTGGGATCCCCAGCAGAGCTTGGATTGTGACACTCCTTACGGTGGCTCGTCATtagattacacacacacgcacgcacgcacgcacgcacacacacacacacacacacacacacacacacacacacacacacacacacacacacacacacacacacacacacacacacacacacacacacacacacacacacacacactgtgagccTGGGACCAACCCCCAGAGAGAACCCAGATCTCACCACACCATCTGATATAAATCACACACGGTGGCTTCACCACATGAAAGACCAACGCCAGCCTCAAGCAGCTGTTGCTCTGTAGACTGATTGCctacggagtgtgtgtgtgtgtgtgtgtgtgtgtgtgtgtgtgtgtgtgtgtgtgtgtgtgtgtgtgtgactgggttgttagaggagtgtgtgtgtgtgtgcccacgtgtgtgtctgtctgactgcccaCAGAGAGGCTGAGGGACACTGCATGTTAAAGAACAATATCATCTCTACCCTCGTCTCCTAGTTAAAAAGCTCAGTACATCTTGGAAATACAGCCAGGCAGACATTTTCCTCATCGCTGTGAGCGAAATGCATTTTTTAATCTCTGCAGAAAATAGGTCATAGTTGTGAGCTCTAAATCTGCCATTTTCCCTCCAAAACCTTTTTTAGGAAGTCTGTATATGGATGATGTCATTCAAAGGATGTTATCTCCCTTCCTGGGCCTCTGTGCTTGTTTCACTATTAAATAACCAGGAGAAACAGTGTGGTCATTATTGACCAGAATGTATTCTGTTTGAGTGTATACTTTGCTTGTGCTTATAGACAATGCTGTTTCATATTTGCAAAAGTATCAAGCACATGAGTGCATTGCAATGTTTTTCTTATGCAGACTGAGGGCTACAAATGGTGATTTTGAAATGGATTTTTAGTGTTTCAGGTAAGAAAGACACGTCTTGTTATTTTATCCACTTTTATTCTGCAATATGACCAATATTTTCTCATATTCAAGTGTGTATGAAAAAAAGTCACTGATTTCTTAAAAAGCTAAATACAATAAGCATTAGATCAAGGCACATACAAGACTGGGCCAAAGAGCATTCAATGCACTTTGGTTTTCAGTTCAGGAATTCTTGAAAGATGGGACAATTGTCCCGACTTTCAAGAATCCCTGAGCAACTTTGTAAAGAACAATTAACTTTGAAATTGTGGTAACATAGAAGTAGTAGTGTCTTCAATctggaaaaaaatacaaaatacaaaatcatAATCATAAACAAGGAAATCGGTGACGTTTGTATTCAAAAGAAAGCCATTTTTTTCTCTATGTCCATTTATCTTGCCCTGTTTATATCTAGTCTATGTTTGAGGGCCACGTTTGGATGACTAATGGTACAAGGTACTGGAGAATGGCATCCATGGTAGTTTAGccagatagagatatagggggTTGTCAGCCTGGCCACCCTACATGGGTTAATATGTTAGGAgagggtctcctctcctctcctaaaggTCTGTGTGCTTCATATGCCCTGTGCTGTGTTCTACAGGACTgcttgacacacatacacacaggcactcaCTCACGCTCGCAAGCACAATCACAAGGAcacgtgcagacacacacacacacacacacacacacacgcacacacacacacacacacacacacaaacgtgttCTACCTgtgctgtctctgtttctgttttttCCAAACAGAAAAACTAAATGAATCCACACACTGAACAAAGCATAGATGTAAAGCACGACACCTCCATATCTAGTCCATGTTTCAAGAAATACACCCCTCTGGGTCTCTCTGGCTAGGTACATGTAGGCGACtgctctctgcttgtctctcctCAGCGGAAGAAGGCAACACGCCTGCTGTCTCGCTGCTTCGCCCTGGTTCTTCTTAGTTAATCAGCTGTGTACTTTTGATCATCATGTCATTTCTTTTGCCTTTTTGTTGTTATCGAACAGCCACAAAAATAGTGTCAAAGGACCTGTGCTTTATTCTTCAAGTCTGATTGTTCAACACAGCAATGAAAACCCACTTTCACAGTTGACAAGTCATCATATCTCAGTAGAACAGAGTTTGTTTTTATACTTGGTTGTTAGGTAACCTTAAGCCAAAGGAAATACAGTACAAATTACTAAAAACCCCTAAAATATAGAATTGCAGTTTTAATTACAACATACACTGACCTGCGGCTCAGTGATGGGCCTACTGTCTGCAATGTGAACCATGTTTGTTCTCCTCTTCGTCATAAAATGTCCTTAAATATAAATTATATGGGCAAATGTACAGAAGAACATTGCTTTCTCAATCAGTCTTTTAGATCCAGTGTTTTATAACAATATCTTATAGCCACTTAGTTTCAAGTCATCACCGAACGCACTCATTTATAATAAAATGTCCTGCGTTATCAATATCATGAATGGGAGTGGTCTGAATCAGGTATTCCGCTGTCTCTGTAGCTCCTGTTGCTAATACTGGTCTCGCTGTGTGGGCTTTTGTACAGACTCAATCCATTCGGAGGGAAAATCGTATGTATCACAAACTCCTCTTTGGACACGGGCACGGGGTGTATGGGGATCATCTGAAAAGAGGCCTCTCGTATCTCCAAGATCGAGGTATCCTTCTTCGTTCCCGCCTCTGCGTAATCGTCCTTCCTCCGTCGGCCCTTGTTGTAGGTGCAATTCCTGGAAAACAGCGAACCCTTCCTGTGCACGTACCAGCACACAAGCGCCAGCATTATCattgccaacagagccacagcccctcCGATGATCGCGGCTAAAGGCAGACTGGAATTGTTGTAAGGCTCCTTTTCCTGTTCGCGGTTcagagtggtggtggggttgtaggCCTTCAGAGAACTGGTCTCTGTCTCGATGCAAACCGGAGTCTCGTCCGACAGGTAAATGTTGCTGGTCTCCATGGGAACCATGCATATCCTGTATGAGGATTCCGGTTCTAGAGCTGTCAGGAGGTACTCCGTCTTCTCCCCCTGTACGATGGTCTCCGTGATGGAACCAAATGAAGGGTTGTGGCCGAGTTTTAACCAGCTGAGCCTTAGGGCAGTCATGGGTACAGAAACCCTCCAGGAGATGTGCACTGTCTCTGCACTGCTCGACTTCACGCTGATCCTGATGATCTTTCTACCTGATGGTGTCGTAGTACTGCGGTGGTTCTTACTCAGTTCAGGCATTTTCACCACTGGTCTTTTAGTGACAAAGGAGGGCCATTGTGGATGTGAGGGGGGTAAGGTGTTAGAGACGGTGCTGGTCTCGAAGGTAGGGGCCCCCTGGCTCCCACCCAAGTCAGAGCCTCCACAGTCAAACAAGTCAGTAGACAGATCCTTTATAGCCATGCCCTTCACCTTGTCCGGCCCCTGGCACATAAACCCTCGAACGTTGACTTTTGTCGGCAGCGACCTTAACCAGTCTCTCACCCACTTCATCCGGCAAGTACACTGCCATGGGTTGTTACGGAGCAGGAGCTGCGTGAGGTTATCCAGGTCTTCAAACACTCCTTGAGGCAGACTGCTCAGGTTGTTGCCCGATAGATCCAGCCGATACAGCTGCCTGAGGAAAGCGAAAGCCCCGGCCGGCACCCGGTTGATGTGGTTGTCTTGGAGCTGCAATTTTTCAAGACTGGTTCCCGGTAAGTTAGCCGGCGGAGACGTCAGTGTGTTTCTCACCAGGGACAGCTCGGTGAGATTAATCAGGTTGATGAAGGCCATCTCGCCGATGCCGCGGTTGTTGAGTAGGTTCCCGTCCAGGACGAGTCTCTTTAGGTTGATCAGGTCCTGGAGGGACGCCTCCGATATCGACGAGATCCGGTTGTCGTCGAAGCGCAGCTCCTCGATGGTCTGCGGAAGGCCGGACGGGATGGTGCTCAGGTGGTTCCTGGACAGAAAAAGTAGTCTCAGGTGGGTGCTGTCCCTGAACGCTCCCTCCTCGATGCTAACCGCCGAGACAGAGTTATCATCCAGGTGTAGTTCCTCGATCAGCGGGATCTGACCCAGCGATGCATGCGTAATCATCCGAATATTATTCTCCTGTAGATGCAGCTCTTTGACTCCTATTGGCAGGTTTTGGGGGAACTCGTCCAGATTATTACAGTACAGATAGATCTTCTCAACATTGCTTAGCCTCTTCAGATCGGTGGGGATACCAGCACTCTTGATCCTGTTGTTTTGGAGGAAGAGTACAGTAGCATCCAGCGGAATGCCAGTAGGAATAGAGGTGAGGCCTCGAT encodes the following:
- the flrt3 gene encoding leucine-rich repeat transmembrane protein FLRT3, with amino-acid sequence MTAQCKNFLLFLTRVGLLLGLANPLVTSASCPSACRCDGTFIYCNDRGLTSIPTGIPLDATVLFLQNNRIKSAGIPTDLKRLSNVEKIYLYCNNLDEFPQNLPIGVKELHLQENNIRMITHASLGQIPLIEELHLDDNSVSAVSIEEGAFRDSTHLRLLFLSRNHLSTIPSGLPQTIEELRFDDNRISSISEASLQDLINLKRLVLDGNLLNNRGIGEMAFINLINLTELSLVRNTLTSPPANLPGTSLEKLQLQDNHINRVPAGAFAFLRQLYRLDLSGNNLSSLPQGVFEDLDNLTQLLLRNNPWQCTCRMKWVRDWLRSLPTKVNVRGFMCQGPDKVKGMAIKDLSTDLFDCGGSDLGGSQGAPTFETSTVSNTLPPSHPQWPSFVTKRPVVKMPELSKNHRSTTTPSGRKIIRISVKSSSAETVHISWRVSVPMTALRLSWLKLGHNPSFGSITETIVQGEKTEYLLTALEPESSYRICMVPMETSNIYLSDETPVCIETETSSLKAYNPTTTLNREQEKEPYNNSSLPLAAIIGGAVALLAMIMLALVCWYVHRKGSLFSRNCTYNKGRRRKDDYAEAGTKKDTSILEIREASFQMIPIHPVPVSKEEFVIHTIFPPNGLSLYKSPHSETSISNRSYRDSGIPDSDHSHS